The following nucleotide sequence is from Ahniella affigens.
GTTTTTGATCGATCTCGAAGCCCGCGAGCGCGCCAGCACTGGTATCAGCACACTGCGCGTCGCGTACAACCGCGTGCACGGCTACTACATCGAGATCACGAACACGCATGCCGACAAGGTGCCGACGCACTACACGCGGCGGCAAACGGTCAAGGGCGCCGAGCGTTACATCACCGAAGAGCTGAAGCTATTCGAGGACAAAGTCCTGTCGGCGCGCGAACGCTCGTTGATGCGCGAAAAGGCACTACTGGAAGGCGTGTTCGATCGCTTGGTCAACGAGATCGAAGCCTTGAAGCAAGCCAGCGCCGCGCTTGCCGAACTGGATGTACTGGGCGCACTCGCCGAACGTGCTGAGCGTTTGAACTGGGCCTGCCCGGTACTGAGTGATGAACCGGGCATCGAAATTCGCCGCGGCCGTCACCCGGTGGTTGAAGCGGTGCGCACCGACCCGTTTGAGCCCAACGATACGGCGTTGAGCCCAGACCGGCGTATGCTGATCATCACCGGCCCAAACATGGGCGGTAAGAGCACGTATATGCGCCAAACGTGCCTGATCGTGCTGCTCGCATCGATCGGCAGTTTTGTACCGGCCGATTCGCTGCGCCTGGGGCCGATTGATCGCATGTTCACGCGCATTGGCTCGGGCGATGATCTCGCCGCGGGTCAATCGACCTTCATGGTCGAGATGAGCGAGACGGCGAACATTCTGCACAACGCGACTGAGCAAAGTCTCGTGTTAATGGACGAAGTCGGTCGCGGCACGTCCACCTACGATGGTCTGGCGCTCGCGCATGCCGCGGCAGTCCAATTGGCGACCGTCAATCGCGCCTATACGCTGTTTGCTACGCACTATTTCGAATTGACGGCGCTCGCGGGCGAGTACGAGGGCGTCGCGAATGTCCATCTTGATGCCGTCGAACATGGCGAGGCCTTGGTGTTCTTGCACGCGGTCAAGGATGGCCCGGCGGATCGGAGCTTTGGTCTCGCTGTCGCGGCACTGGCTGGCGTGCCGCGTCCGGTGATTCAGGCGGCGCGCGACAAGCTGCGTTCGCTCGAATCGAAGCGCGATCACGAGCAGGCGGCGCAGAGTTTTGTCGAGGCGACGCGGATTGATTCCAGCGCGCCGTCCCCGCATCAGTTCTCGCTCTTTGATCGGACGCCGCCCGCGCTCGAAGCGTTGAAGGCGGTGGATCCTGATTCATTGAGCCCGCGCGAGGCGCTTGAAGCGCTGTATCGCTTGAAGACGATGCTGTGACGGCGTGCTCGGCGGCGGCAATCGCTGTGGCCGCCGCGTTTACACGTCCGGCTTGTTCGACTCAGCGTCGTTCGTCTCGCGCAACATGTTGACGGCCATATAGCCGACCAGCACGGCGGCGACGAGCAACAAACTCCACAGTAACCAAGCGCGATAGTCCTGGTTCGACTTTGGTGGGACGGGCTTCAACGCCTCGGTCCCGCGCCACGGAAAGCGCGCGCCAACCTGGGCTCTTGCAGGTTGCCAGTCCTGCCCCAATTGCGCACGTACGTCTTCAACCATGTCGAGCACGGGGTAGCTTGGCCGCTGCACGCGCTGACTGCCGGCCAGCAAGGTGAGCTGGGCGGGGCCGCGCTTGGAGAACACCAGAATGTCGGGCTGATAGGCAAGTTGCAACTTGGGCGGGCTTTCGGGCGCTGGCCGCACCATCACGCGCCAGCGGCGCGCGCGCACTTCGCGAAAGCCAAGCGTGTTGCGGGCAAAACGCGCATCGTCCAACGAAATATCGTAAGACGTCATGGCGCCCTGCCCTGCCCAGTAGCCGCTACCGTCCAGACTCATCAGTTCGATCTCGCCTACCTTATCGCCGCCCAGATCGAACCGGGCACGATGAAAGCGTGCCGGTCCAGGCGCCAGATACTCGAACATATCCCATTGCGTGGCGGTACCCGCCAACGGCTGCAGGGTGGTGTCGACCCATCGCAACTCCGGCGACTCGCGCAGATCGTACTCGGCCATCACCGAGCGCACCGTGACCGATGCTGGTATGGGTGCAATCATCAGCTCCAGTTCGCGCGTGGCCTGCGGCTCCAGGACCAAGCGCACTTCGCCCGTGCGCGTATCTGCATTGAAACGCGATGCCACCTCGTCTAAGTGCAGCCACTCGCCGGCACTCGCATTGGACTCGGGCTTAGCGCTAGCCCGGACGCGAAAGGTCGCATCGGCGGGCAACTCTCGGCGATGCTCGTAATTGATGCGCAGCGCGCGAATCGGCAACACATCGGTCTGGCGCGATTGCACGAGCAACCGAATGCGCGAGCGCTCCGATGGATAGGGTGCATCGTCCGTCAGCGGCAGGCCATGCTGCAAGACAATCTCCATCGGCGTAGGCAAATCGAGCCACGCGTTCAACGACGGCTGCGGCAGAATCGACAGGGACACCGGTTGGCCCGTTGCATCGATCAGCGTCAGATCGCTCAAGTCCAGGCGCGTCAAGACCGGATACACGTCAGCCGGCACGGTCAGCTGATGCAGACTGTCGGTGCCGGTGACTTGCACCGGCCACGCATAGGCGAAATCCGGATTCGACGGCGCGGGTAATTCGTTCGGCGTCGCCACCGTTACGGCACTTGTTGACGTTGCGACGAAGGCCAGCAGGCCTGTCAGCAGGCTGGCACGCACCGTTGGGCGAATGTTCATCGCGGCGCACCTTCCTGGTCGCTTTCCGATTCGTCGTCGCCATCATCGCTCGCCACCAGCGGGATACTGGACGGCGGCATCGGCGCGAAGTAGCCGACTGCCACGAACAGAATCCCGACGGTCAGCAACGAGATGATGCTGGGCAATGTGCCAAGCAGACGCATGTCGAGCAGCAGCAGCTTCGCGACCACGACGCCGAGCACGACGGCACCAGCGATCCACATGGCCCGACGGCCACGGCTGGAGCCAATCAACATGCCGGCGATACCAAGAACCGTCCAGACAATCGACAGGGCTGCATTCGGCAGACTGTGCGTGAGCATGCTGAGCGACCAGGCCTCACCACCGTATTGATGGGTGGCGCGTAGCGTCATCAGCGTGATCTGACCAAAAATCAAGGCAGTCATGACGGTCTTGGCCGCGTACCGCGCATCGGCCGTATCGGTTTGCAGATTGAACCAGCGCCACAGCACCAGAATCGCGAACCATTGCATCAACTCGATCGGATTGAACAGCGGCACGAACGGCAGCGGTTTAGCGTCGCCTGAGCTGAACGCAAACAGGAAGAAGCCGAGGATCACCACGACTACCATGAACACGGTCGGACGAATGCGATAACTCGGGAAGGATTCATGCAGCGGCATGCCGAGCCAGTCTGCTTCGCGCAGCAACAAGGCGGTCAGCCCCAACACGGGCAGGCCGAGCGCAGCCAGGCGCCAGGCTTCGCCCAATCCTTGCAGCGCCGGCGACACATCGAATGCATGGTTGATCTGCAACAGGATCGCGACCGGCACCGCCAGCCACCAGAACGTGTGTACCCAGCCCAAGCCCAAAGGCCAAGGCGATCGCAAGGTCCACAAGCTCAGCAGGCCGATCAGGAAGTAGGCACTCATCGTGTACAGACCTGTCTCGCTGAACGGCGCACTGTGCCGCGCGGTGCTGACCATGACCCAGATTACGGCCGTAGCGAGGATGAACATGGTCGGCCAGCCGAGACTCGGAACCTTCAAGCCGCGGCGCGCGAGCGCGAAGATCAGCCCGCTGACCGCCAGAAAACCGATCAGCACGTCCGGGCGATGATCCCAAATCAGCATGCGGTCGATTTCCATGAAGCCCAGGCCAAACCACCATGTGGCGGACCACAGCACCAGCATGGGCGACAGCACGTTACCGCTGCTGCGCCGCTGATACATCGTGGCCGAGAATACGCCCGCCAACGCGATCATCAGTCCGGTCATGGTGATGCGATTCAAGATGAGTGGCGCATCGCTTGGCAACGCACCGCCAACCAGCAACGAGATGCCCGCCATGAACTGCAGCAAGAGGCCCACCCAGCGGAGGCGACGTTGATCCTGAGACAAGCCCAACCAGACCATCGCGGCGCCTTCGATCGCCCAGAATGCGGCCGTCGTGCGGGCACTGAAGGCCAGCGGAATCACCAGGGTCGCAAAGACCAGGCTCAAGCCGGCGTAGGCTTTGCGCCAACGCGCCAATTGCGCATGGCGCCACACAAACACCGACAGCGCGGCATAAATAATGGCCATCACCAGGGCCGACAGCGCGAGCTGGTCACGATTCGGACTGAGCAGCGCGGTTTGCAAACCAAACGCGACCAATGGCGTCCCGAATACGAGCGTGCCATCGACGATGTCGCGGCGGTCTGGATCTTGATTGCGCAAGGCTGGCAACAATGGAATTGCCAGGTACAACAGGAAGAACGCAATCAGGAACGGCTCGGTGGTGTTGAACAACTCGGGGCGATAGGAGTCGTCGCCCCAGAGTGAGCCGATGACAAACGTGAATACAAAGCCCAGTACGTTCAACACGCGCCAGCCGCGATACCAGCTGACCGCCAGGATGCCGGTGTTGAGCACCAAATAATACGAGAACAGCGCGACGTGATTGCCGCTTCCGGTTGAAACCAGAATCGGGGCAGCGAAGCCACCGATCAGTGCGAAGACCGCAAGCCCGAGCGAGCGCTGGGTGATCGCGAGAATCGTGCCGCTGAACACCAACAAAAACAGCAGCGCGAACGCCATGGCAGGTTGCAGCAAGTGATACATGTGGTACGCAGCGAAGACGGTCAACTGCAGCACCGCAATCGCGCCGCCTTGCAGATTCAACGCAAAGACGCGTCGACGCACGCGCTCCCGCCAGCCGAGCCACAACGCCGCGATGGCGCCAGCGGCGACGCCCGCAAGACGGAGTTCGATCGGAAACGTCAGCCAGCCTTGCTTGGACGCAAAGCGGAAAAATGCGCCCAGTGCGATCAGCACGAGCACGATGCCGACCTTGGCGACCCAGTTGCCTTCAATCAGCCAACGCCAGGCATCGGCACCAAAACCGGTCGCGGGCGCTACGGGCTCGCGTGGGCGTGGTGGCGGCGCCTGCGGGCGGCTTTGTGCAGCCGCCGGTGCAGATGCTTGGGCCGGCGTGTCTGCGAAATCGAGCGGCGGCGGCGTTTCGCCGCGGCGCGTCAACAGCGGCGCGCGGGCGCGACTCGGCGCTTGATTAGGCGTCTCTGCCGGCAGCGTTGCCGCGGCTTCTGATGCGGCCTCAGCGGCCAGTTGCGCGAGCGAGATCGGCGTCGGATCAATCGGCACGCCCCGATCGTCAACCGCGGCCCAAGTCGTCGGCGCAGTAGCGGGATGCGCAGGCTCGCGACTTGGCGCCGGAACCGGTGTCGGCGCAACGGGCGCGGTCGGCTTAGGCGCCACTTCCTTCTCGGCTTGCGGATGCGCCGCCCACTGACTGACCGCCAACAGGCGCCGGTGCAGATCGGCAACTTTCTGCTCCAGCGACCCCACCCGACTTCTCAGGTTGATCCAGCTACCGAGCAGCGCACCGACCACCGCGCCCATGAAAAAGCCGAGCCCTTCCGCCTCGATCGCCGCGGCACAAATCAAGCCGGCGATCGCACCCATGAAACCAAACAGCCAAGCCATTCTGTTCTCCCAGTCCTGCCCCGAGCATGACAACAATGTGAAGACTTATGCCAGCTTGCCCCCTGCGGTCGCAAGTTTTGCACCCGGGCGGCGCGTCCGGTGGCCACAAGTTGCCTCGCCATGAAAACGAGACGCTTGCCGACTGGGGTCACCGCGCGTCACCCTGCCCCGAATCTGCCCTTTTCCGACCGGTCGGCCCGTCGCGAGGCGCCACCACGTGCGGCAACGGATGCCCAAATGCGTCACATACAAACTGTGAACTGCTTCACTCTATTCAGAATCCGCTGCACTTGCTGGGAATTCGATACAAAGCCGTTTCAGAGTGTTTCACC
It contains:
- a CDS encoding DUF3999 family protein; this translates as MNIRPTVRASLLTGLLAFVATSTSAVTVATPNELPAPSNPDFAYAWPVQVTGTDSLHQLTVPADVYPVLTRLDLSDLTLIDATGQPVSLSILPQPSLNAWLDLPTPMEIVLQHGLPLTDDAPYPSERSRIRLLVQSRQTDVLPIRALRINYEHRRELPADATFRVRASAKPESNASAGEWLHLDEVASRFNADTRTGEVRLVLEPQATRELELMIAPIPASVTVRSVMAEYDLRESPELRWVDTTLQPLAGTATQWDMFEYLAPGPARFHRARFDLGGDKVGEIELMSLDGSGYWAGQGAMTSYDISLDDARFARNTLGFREVRARRWRVMVRPAPESPPKLQLAYQPDILVFSKRGPAQLTLLAGSQRVQRPSYPVLDMVEDVRAQLGQDWQPARAQVGARFPWRGTEALKPVPPKSNQDYRAWLLWSLLLVAAVLVGYMAVNMLRETNDAESNKPDV
- a CDS encoding DUF2339 domain-containing protein; the protein is MAWLFGFMGAIAGLICAAAIEAEGLGFFMGAVVGALLGSWINLRSRVGSLEQKVADLHRRLLAVSQWAAHPQAEKEVAPKPTAPVAPTPVPAPSREPAHPATAPTTWAAVDDRGVPIDPTPISLAQLAAEAASEAAATLPAETPNQAPSRARAPLLTRRGETPPPLDFADTPAQASAPAAAQSRPQAPPPRPREPVAPATGFGADAWRWLIEGNWVAKVGIVLVLIALGAFFRFASKQGWLTFPIELRLAGVAAGAIAALWLGWRERVRRRVFALNLQGGAIAVLQLTVFAAYHMYHLLQPAMAFALLFLLVFSGTILAITQRSLGLAVFALIGGFAAPILVSTGSGNHVALFSYYLVLNTGILAVSWYRGWRVLNVLGFVFTFVIGSLWGDDSYRPELFNTTEPFLIAFFLLYLAIPLLPALRNQDPDRRDIVDGTLVFGTPLVAFGLQTALLSPNRDQLALSALVMAIIYAALSVFVWRHAQLARWRKAYAGLSLVFATLVIPLAFSARTTAAFWAIEGAAMVWLGLSQDQRRLRWVGLLLQFMAGISLLVGGALPSDAPLILNRITMTGLMIALAGVFSATMYQRRSSGNVLSPMLVLWSATWWFGLGFMEIDRMLIWDHRPDVLIGFLAVSGLIFALARRGLKVPSLGWPTMFILATAVIWVMVSTARHSAPFSETGLYTMSAYFLIGLLSLWTLRSPWPLGLGWVHTFWWLAVPVAILLQINHAFDVSPALQGLGEAWRLAALGLPVLGLTALLLREADWLGMPLHESFPSYRIRPTVFMVVVVILGFFLFAFSSGDAKPLPFVPLFNPIELMQWFAILVLWRWFNLQTDTADARYAAKTVMTALIFGQITLMTLRATHQYGGEAWSLSMLTHSLPNAALSIVWTVLGIAGMLIGSSRGRRAMWIAGAVVLGVVVAKLLLLDMRLLGTLPSIISLLTVGILFVAVGYFAPMPPSSIPLVASDDGDDESESDQEGAPR